CGAACACGAGATTGAGAAAGAGCCAGGCTGGGAATCTACTACGCTCCGATTAAGCCGCCCGCCGAACGCTCGTCGGATACCACCGCCCACCCTTCGGTGGCGCGATACCGGCTGAGTTAAGGTCGTCAGCGATCGATTGGAGCGTCAGACCCTTGGCGCGCATCGCGGCGATCTGATCCGCGACCTCGGCAGGGACTGCGGAGACTGGGCCGGGAACGATACCCCGCTCTCTCTTAACGACAGCGAGAGCGGCCTTGGTGCCTTCGCCGATGATCTTCGCCTCCCATTCGGCAACCTGCATAAGAATCCCTGCGACCAGTTGCCTGGTCGCCGTGGTCATGTCGATACCGAGGTCGAGCGCGATCAGGCTCCAACCCTGTCTCGTGGCGGTCCGCAGGATGTTGCCGAAGTCGACGACGGATCGAGACAACCGATCGAGCTTCGCGATCACCAGGGTGCGTACTCCCCCGAAGTACTCCCCCGAGGCAAGGAGAGCTAGAGCTCGTTGGACGCCGTCGCGTCGGAGGGACCGAGCGCTCTTGCCATGGTCAACGATGTAGTGGACGTCCACCCTCGGCGCTCGGCCTCACGCTCGATCACCTCTCGTTGAGCATCAACGTCGTAGTCCTGCCGATCCGTTGAGACACGGAGATAGCCAATGACGTTCACGGTGCAGCTTCCGCCATGATGGTGTCCGTGGATGACTTCTTTGTACCGCTCATCACCGCGTTCGTTGCGACCGGCCTTGGATCGCTTGTGTCCGCTATGCAGGCACGTCGAGCTAAGAGCGCGTCGGATGCTGAGGAGCTCGAGCAATCTCGGCAGTCTGAGGAAATATCGCGGCTCCTCAGCGAGGCTGAGAAGACACTAGAGGATGGCCTGAAGGAAGTCCGAGACGTTCCTGTCGACGACGCACTCGAACAGCGCGAGTCAGACCCTTCTTCGACCTTTGACGTATCCGTCCCGAAGGCCGAGCACCTCAACGCGATGCGCTCAGTCACGGTCGAGCGCGCCGTCAAGAAGGCCCTTGAGGAGTTTGCTGAGAGAGAGAACGCTAGCCGCGCGCGCGAGCGAAAAGCTGACCGGCGGTTTGCGCTCTGGCTCGCGGGTCTTGGCTTCTTCGGCGGCTCGGCCGTTACCATCGTCGTCTCGTGGATCTTTGCGGCAGTCACTGGAGCACTCTGATCGAACGGTGTTCCTCCCTTCATAGTGCGACCTTGCCTTCCATCAGGCAGTAGAGATCACCCTCGACGAAGTGGATTACTGCTCCGCTGGCCGGGTGTAAGCCCGTCCAGAGGTAGTCCCCTTCCTCGAAGTCGACGCTCCAACCAGCGTCCATGATCGCGGTGAGAATCTCGCCGAGGAGCGACTCTTTGATACCCAGTTGCGGGTCGTAGCGCCACGGGTCAGTTTCGATCACCAAGCGGGTCGGCGTCTCCCCCTCCGCAGGCTGAAGCTGACGGCCGATGAGCCGTAGCACGGAGGTCTTGCCGCTGCCCCAACTGCCGGAAAGACCCAAAGCGATCTGGTCGAGGCAAGGGTCGAGCACGGCATCTACCACGGTTGACGCGACTGCGTCGAACGATAGGCGGTCCATATCCGTTGGCTCGTCAAGGAACAGCGGATATGAAGTCATGTTCTCCGACTCGCCCATACTGAATCCCTCTCATCGCAATAAGGCGTTCCGCCGATCAGCGGCTCTGCCTTATCGGTCGCGTACTCGTAGCCAACCGTCCCGAGCGGCGCCGCCTCAAAGTGATGTTTCCTGAACCGGATGCGCATGGCTTCGTCCCATTCCAGATCATCAAGATTGCGCGTGTCCTTAGCCTCGCGAACCCAAATAGAGATGCATCCCTAGCTCGGCCATACACGCGAGCGTACTAGTCGCAGAGTGGTCGATCCGTGGCTGGGCCGGCTCTTTCAAGAGCACTGCCTCAGCGATCTTCGCAGCCACCTCACCCATCGGCGACTCGCCTGTCTCCAGACCGGACCGCGCTCCGAGCAACGGGCTAACATCCCGCAGTTCATCGAAGGTCGTGCCGTGAGCCACCGGGATGACTCGGTCAGTCGCCAGGAGAGCAGCAAGTTCTTTTTGCGCAATGCCCTCAGCAATGATGCTCTTGTACAGCGCCGGAGTGACGAGGACGATCCCGATCCTGGACATCCGCAGACCCTTGTCGATCTGTCCGAGCAGAGACGTACCGAGTGGCACATCCTTCTCAATAAGCCAAACCGTTACGCCGTTGGCCTCTAATGCGTCGTGCAGCTCCTTTGCTGCACCCATGCGATCCGGCCAAGCATGGCAGAGAAACAGGTCACGACGCTCAGGATGAGCCTGCGCTTGGCGCTCTGCTTCCCTCCGAATCGGGGCGAGAGTTCGGCGTTCGGCCGCTGTGTACGAAACTGAGCTCCCTCCGCCAGACCGGCTACCGCTACCCGAGGAGCTGCCACCGCTGGTCCTGGGCGGAGGAGTTGGCTCTGAGTATCGCGGATAGTACGCGCGCGAACGACCACCATGGACCGGGCAGGCCGCGGTTCCGCTAGCCGTGCGATGACCTTCCCGGGGTGCGGTGCATTGCGTCATATCCGCGGTATGACCCCGCTGCCTCCAGGGCGTGCTCGACACGCCGTGCCAACGGGAGGGGTTTTGGAGGGGTTGGCGTTTCCCGGACATTCAGAAGGCCCGGAGACTCTTGCGAGTTTCCGGGCCTTATCTGGTCGGGCTGACAGGATTTGAACCTGCGACCCCTTGACCCCCAGTCAAGTGCGCTACCAAGCTGCGCCACAGCCCGTTGTTCTCCGCTCTCGCGCAGGCAACTCCACTATCTTAGCCGCACCCAGGCGCCATCGCGAACCGCCACTCTTGCCCGTGTCTGTGACACGGCGTAGCCTGCCCGACATGTCAAAGATCACGACCACGCTCGCGAGCCCCGACGTATGGGACGACATTCAACATGCTCTCAGCGGGGGCGGCGATGGCCGCAGCTGCCAGTGCGTGTGGCCCGTGCTCACGAACAAGGAGTGGGACGCAACTGACCTCGACGAGCGCACAGCGCTGTTCCAGAGCGAGGTCGCTTCCGAGAGGCCACCGGGACTCGTCGCCTACATCGACGGCGAGGCCGCAGGGTGGATGCGCATCGGGCCGCGTCCGGCGCAGCACCGCCTCGCACGAACGAGGAACATCATCACCACCACACTCGAACCGCTCGGCGACGACACCGTCTGGGCCGTGACCTGCTTCGTCGTACGCAAGGAATACCGCGGCCAAGGGCTGAACGCCGCGCTCCTCGAAGCGGGCATCGAGTTCGCCCGCGCATCCGGGGCTCGAATGATCGAGGGCTATCCGATCGACACGTCCGTCACCGATCCACGCGTCAACGATCTGTTCCATGGTGCTCTCTCGACTTTCCTCAACGCGGGCTTCGCCGAGGTCGCCAGCGCCAAGCCAGGTCGACCGCTGGTGAGCTTGACCCTCGCGGCCTGACCACTGGCACGGCATCGGGTGCCGGCGAACCTACGATGGAGGGATGCAACGCGGCGCCCAGACGAGAACCCCCCTCCCGTGGGCGTTCGTTCCGTACGTCGTGATCTCGATCGTGCACGTCGTCGCCCTCGCGCTGCAGAGCGACATCGCCTCCCCCACCAAGCTGTGGCTGATGCCGTTGCTCGCGGTCCCGGTGCTGTTGTCGGTGCGCCTGCGCCCCACGAGCGCGATCGCACTGCTGCTCGCCGCCATCGCCCTGTCATGGCTCGGCGACGGTGCCGGCGCGTTCTTCCCCGGTGGACCAGAACTCCCGCTGATGCTGATGTTCTTCGGACTCGCGCACATCGCCTACATCGTGCTCTTCGTGCGCGTGATCGCGGTGCGACGGATGCCGTGGTGGGCACTCGTGTTCGCGGTGTGGTGGATCCTGATGCTCGTCGTGCTCGGCCCGCACACCGGCGAACTGTTCTTCGCCGTCGCAGCATACGGCCTGGTCCTAGGCGGCACTGCAGCGTTCTCGACGCGCTGTCATCCGCTGGTCGTGTGGGGCGGCGTCTTCTTCCTGATCAGCGACACCGTCCTGGCCTTCCGGCTCTTCACGCCGGACTCCATGCCGCAGTGGACGAGCCCCCTCGTGATGCTCACATATACGCTCGGCCAGGGGCTCATCGTCGCAGGTGCCCTCATGAGTGTGCGGGCAAGGAGGAGCGCATGACGAATGCCCCATCGCAGGATAAGCCCGTGCGGGTGGACAGCTGGCTGTGGGCGATCCGCGTCTACAAGACCCGTTCGGCTGCCACGACCGCATGCCGCGCCGGGCATGTACGCGTGAACGGCGAGAAGGCGAAGGCCGCCCAGACCGTGAAGCCCGGCGACGAGCTGCGCGTGCGCATCAGCGGCTTCGATCGCATCCTCTTCGTGCGAAAGACGCTCGTGAAACGCGTCGGAGCGCCGGTCGCCGCCCTCGCCTACGACGATCGCACTCCTGCACGCGAGCCCCAGGCGATCATGGGCATGCGAGATCGCGGTGCAGGTCGCCCGACAAAACGCGAGCGTCGCGACATCGACAAGCTGCGCGGGCGCGAAGACTACTGATACTCAGCGGTGCACGGTCATCCGAGTTCGGCGCGCAGGCTCGGCCACGATGCAGCGAACCCCGGATGCAGCGGACGGTCGGTGACCTCATCCACCGGCACCCACTCGAGAGCCACGCTCTCCGGGTCGCTGATCACGGGCGTGAACTGTTCGACCACGTCGGCGACGACAGTGGTGTATGACCAGATCTTCAGGTCGAGCACGCTGGTGAAGCGAACTTCCACAGCACCGGACGGGATGCCGGCTTCCTCCGTCGCCTCGCGCAACGCGCCATCGATCGCCGACTCGCCCTCGTGCAGCGCCCCGCCAGGCAGACCCCACGTGCCGCCGAAATGGCTCCAGCTCACCCGATGCTGAAGCAGAATGCCGCGCTCTGCATCGACGGCGAGCAGACCGGCTGCACCGAAACGACCCCAGTACTTCTCACCCGTATCGGCGACGACCCAGGCGTCGCCGGGATCGCGCGGCCCGTCAGGGCGCCGTGGCTCACCGGGGGTTGGAGGAACGATCGTCACCCCTCCACCCTGTCACAGCATCCTCCGATCCGGCTGCCCGGAAGACCCGAGACGTAACGCGCGTCTGGGATGATGAAGCGGTGAAGCTTCTCGTCGCTGCCCTCGAATCCGAACTCGTCGCCTTCTCCGAGCCTCTGGAAGGCTTCGACCGTCTCGTGACGGGACCCGGCAAACTCAAGGCGACCTACGGCCTGACGCGCGCGCTCGATGCCAGCACCTACGACGAGATTGTCGTGGTCGGCACAGCCGGCGCGCTTGACCCCGACCTCGCCGCCGGCGTGTATGAAATCGACGTCGCCTTCCAGCACGATGTTCGTGATGAGGAAGGCGTGGCCGGACAGCACGTCTCGATGCCGCCGCGAATGATCCTCGGCCAGGGCACGATGACGATCGCCACGGGCGACAGTTTCATCGACGATGCGGATGCGGTCATCGGCATCCGCGCGCTCGGTGGTCAGCTCGTGGATATGGAGTCCTACGCGTACGCGTGGGTCGCCACGCAGTTCGGCGTACCGATCCGCATCTGGAAGGCGGTGTCCGACCGCGCCCAGGACGATGCGAACACCACCTGGAA
The DNA window shown above is from Microbacterium murale and carries:
- a CDS encoding recombinase family protein; the protein is MDVHYIVDHGKSARSLRRDGVQRALALLASGEYFGGVRTLVIAKLDRLSRSVVDFGNILRTATRQGWSLIALDLGIDMTTATRQLVAGILMQVAEWEAKIIGEGTKAALAVVKRERGIVPGPVSAVPAEVADQIAAMRAKGLTLQSIADDLNSAGIAPPKGGRWYPTSVRRAA
- a CDS encoding recombinase family protein; translated protein: MNVIGYLRVSTDRQDYDVDAQREVIEREAERRGWTSTTSLTMARALGPSDATASNEL
- a CDS encoding P-loop NTPase fold protein, whose protein sequence is MGESENMTSYPLFLDEPTDMDRLSFDAVASTVVDAVLDPCLDQIALGLSGSWGSGKTSVLRLIGRQLQPAEGETPTRLVIETDPWRYDPQLGIKESLLGEILTAIMDAGWSVDFEEGDYLWTGLHPASGAVIHFVEGDLYCLMEGKVAL
- a CDS encoding toll/interleukin-1 receptor domain-containing protein gives rise to the protein MSGKRQPLQNPSRWHGVSSTPWRQRGHTADMTQCTAPREGHRTASGTAACPVHGGRSRAYYPRYSEPTPPPRTSGGSSSGSGSRSGGGSSVSYTAAERRTLAPIRREAERQAQAHPERRDLFLCHAWPDRMGAAKELHDALEANGVTVWLIEKDVPLGTSLLGQIDKGLRMSRIGIVLVTPALYKSIIAEGIAQKELAALLATDRVIPVAHGTTFDELRDVSPLLGARSGLETGESPMGEVAAKIAEAVLLKEPAQPRIDHSATSTLACMAELGMHLYLGSRG
- a CDS encoding GNAT family N-acetyltransferase codes for the protein MSKITTTLASPDVWDDIQHALSGGGDGRSCQCVWPVLTNKEWDATDLDERTALFQSEVASERPPGLVAYIDGEAAGWMRIGPRPAQHRLARTRNIITTTLEPLGDDTVWAVTCFVVRKEYRGQGLNAALLEAGIEFARASGARMIEGYPIDTSVTDPRVNDLFHGALSTFLNAGFAEVASAKPGRPLVSLTLAA
- a CDS encoding lysoplasmalogenase, translated to MQRGAQTRTPLPWAFVPYVVISIVHVVALALQSDIASPTKLWLMPLLAVPVLLSVRLRPTSAIALLLAAIALSWLGDGAGAFFPGGPELPLMLMFFGLAHIAYIVLFVRVIAVRRMPWWALVFAVWWILMLVVLGPHTGELFFAVAAYGLVLGGTAAFSTRCHPLVVWGGVFFLISDTVLAFRLFTPDSMPQWTSPLVMLTYTLGQGLIVAGALMSVRARRSA
- a CDS encoding RNA-binding S4 domain-containing protein; translation: MTNAPSQDKPVRVDSWLWAIRVYKTRSAATTACRAGHVRVNGEKAKAAQTVKPGDELRVRISGFDRILFVRKTLVKRVGAPVAALAYDDRTPAREPQAIMGMRDRGAGRPTKRERRDIDKLRGREDY
- a CDS encoding phosphorylase family protein, with amino-acid sequence MKLLVAALESELVAFSEPLEGFDRLVTGPGKLKATYGLTRALDASTYDEIVVVGTAGALDPDLAAGVYEIDVAFQHDVRDEEGVAGQHVSMPPRMILGQGTMTIATGDSFIDDADAVIGIRALGGQLVDMESYAYAWVATQFGVPIRIWKAVSDRAQDDANTTWNEAVTACSHQLRDRIRDEFSV